One bacterium DNA segment encodes these proteins:
- a CDS encoding patatin-like phospholipase family protein gives MFKKLKIGLALGSGGARGLAHIGVLKVLEREKIPIHVITGSNIGAVVGGMYAQQPDIRKVENKIQVFFSGEDFKKTGLQLFKQEIQPENFFGQIARRSDDGLSIQWDKKRVSLMKQNRLGMIIEHLLGDRLIENTRIKFAPVATNLETGEIVVFRSGSMREAVKASASIPGFLPPMQYRDMVLVDGAVSASIPVEPAFSLGADFVIAVNVGRSLEHEIMPSNVIDILFRTNLITSLRNDIMACEKANVVIKPDVGHIHWADFEKLSELIAAGEKYTETAVEIIKMGIRKNSGRFVKYEFEKTEAK, from the coding sequence ATGTTCAAAAAACTTAAAATCGGACTCGCACTAGGAAGCGGCGGAGCCCGTGGTTTGGCGCATATTGGTGTGCTGAAAGTTCTTGAGCGTGAAAAAATTCCGATTCACGTCATTACCGGCAGTAATATCGGGGCCGTTGTCGGCGGCATGTATGCACAACAGCCCGACATCCGAAAAGTCGAAAATAAAATACAGGTTTTTTTTTCCGGAGAGGATTTCAAAAAAACCGGACTGCAGTTATTCAAGCAGGAAATTCAACCGGAAAATTTTTTCGGACAAATTGCACGCCGCAGCGATGATGGTCTATCGATCCAATGGGACAAAAAACGTGTTTCGCTGATGAAACAGAATCGTTTGGGTATGATCATTGAACATCTGCTGGGTGATAGGCTGATTGAAAATACAAGAATCAAATTTGCTCCGGTTGCAACGAATTTAGAAACGGGCGAAATCGTTGTTTTCAGGAGCGGTAGTATGCGTGAAGCCGTAAAAGCCAGCGCGTCTATTCCGGGTTTTCTTCCACCGATGCAGTATCGCGACATGGTGCTGGTTGACGGTGCTGTTTCAGCTTCGATCCCAGTTGAACCAGCTTTCAGCCTCGGAGCCGATTTTGTGATCGCCGTAAACGTTGGCCGCTCGCTCGAACATGAGATTATGCCTTCCAATGTTATCGACATCCTCTTTCGTACCAATCTCATTACATCATTGCGCAATGATATCATGGCCTGTGAAAAAGCAAATGTAGTCATCAAGCCTGACGTTGGTCACATTCATTGGGCGGATTTTGAAAAACTTTCGGAGTTAATAGCTGCGGGGGAAAAGTACACTGAAACCGCTGTCGAAATTATTAAGATGGGGATTCGGAAAAACAGCGGCAGGTTTGTGAAATATGAGTTTGAAAAGACAGAGGCTAAGTAA
- a CDS encoding glycosyltransferase family 4 protein: MQHSDSLKNADTEIMIIMPVFRHGGAETQFRLLAVGLSKLMKVSLWSFQQLDPDDIEMLKKNNIEYRITCLNFWLIRNEVTKLLRYFFYCIKLSYEFIFFHYTQPCNKRLFIFQGFTMSLFIPLFKMLGAKVLFSSRTATPVLLEKKYLAWFYNSAHAISTNALLTNQYLTTIGVKKSKIWYIPNGIEIEREPSWQLPRPLKKLYVIARIHPFKNQMYVLESLKNTTQYEIVLVGRQQHVRYYHELKQFVKLNQMSGRVSFIDFTKNIHNLYEDADVVVLPSLEEGCANVILESFKYGKICIASDIPTNRDLLENRGFLIDLNKSGDLTETLTRIELTSEKELLQMLRSNFQYAKEKFRIENNLKNYFQLINSLFT, encoded by the coding sequence ATGCAACATTCTGATTCCTTAAAAAACGCTGACACCGAAATTATGATCATTATGCCGGTATTTAGACATGGTGGCGCCGAAACTCAATTTCGTCTTTTGGCCGTAGGTTTATCAAAATTGATGAAGGTCAGTCTCTGGAGTTTTCAACAGCTTGACCCTGATGATATTGAAATGTTGAAAAAAAATAATATCGAATATAGAATTACATGTCTTAATTTTTGGCTTATTCGTAATGAAGTCACGAAATTATTGCGTTACTTTTTTTATTGCATAAAATTGTCGTATGAGTTCATCTTTTTTCACTATACACAGCCATGCAACAAACGGTTATTTATTTTTCAAGGATTTACAATGTCTTTGTTTATTCCATTATTTAAGATGCTCGGAGCCAAAGTGCTTTTTTCGTCCAGAACTGCCACTCCAGTTTTATTAGAAAAGAAATATTTGGCATGGTTTTATAACAGTGCTCATGCGATTTCTACGAATGCATTGCTGACTAATCAATACTTAACAACCATAGGAGTTAAAAAAAGTAAAATTTGGTATATCCCAAACGGTATTGAAATTGAAAGGGAGCCATCATGGCAATTGCCTCGACCACTAAAAAAATTATATGTCATTGCCCGTATCCATCCTTTTAAGAATCAAATGTATGTACTGGAATCGCTTAAAAATACGACCCAATACGAGATCGTTTTAGTTGGAAGACAACAGCATGTGCGATATTATCATGAATTGAAACAATTTGTGAAACTCAATCAAATGAGCGGCAGAGTTTCGTTTATAGATTTCACAAAAAACATTCATAATCTTTATGAAGATGCTGACGTTGTTGTATTACCCTCCTTGGAAGAAGGTTGTGCCAATGTCATTTTAGAATCATTCAAATATGGCAAAATCTGTATTGCATCCGATATCCCAACCAACAGGGATCTGTTGGAAAACAGAGGATTTCTAATTGATCTCAATAAATCAGGCGATCTTACTGAAACGTTAACTCGAATTGAGTTAACCTCGGAAAAAGAGTTGTTGCAAATGCTCCGCTCTAACTTTCAATATGCGAAAGAGAAATTTAGAATAGAAAATAATTTAAAAAATTATTTCCAACTCATTAACAGTTTATTTACTTAG
- the aroA gene encoding 3-phosphoshikimate 1-carboxyvinyltransferase encodes MDAIISPSNGFQLDTQLPGDKSISHRAALIAALAEGESTITNYSNGRDCLSTLNCLKQLGIKIETSQNELKISGKGLKGFQAPSEPLDCGNSGTTARLLAGVLAGQNFDSILTGDESLSGRPMQRIIDPLCLMGADIRGTSSGTLPLTIRGKKLKSIEFSMPVASAQVKSCLLLAGLLAEGKTIIREAIPTRDHTERMLHNVTIEHHETFADISIRGGVPIAPKNISIPADLSSAAFFIVAGLLTSNSDICLRNVTLNPTRTAFLDVLESAGALISIENKSEMHSEPVGDIRIISQTRHFKPLQLSGNIIPRIIDEIPILAIFGTRAGIEIKDAKELRYKETDRIHAIVTNLRAMKLRVDEFDDGFKVFPSMLHGASIDSYGDHRIAMSFAVAGSIADGTTMINNSECVNISFPNFFNYFQSSVAMSLQ; translated from the coding sequence TATTATTTCTCCAAGCAATGGATTTCAACTCGATACCCAATTACCCGGCGACAAATCGATTTCACATCGTGCGGCACTGATCGCAGCATTAGCCGAAGGTGAATCGACAATAACCAATTATTCCAACGGCCGTGATTGTTTGAGTACGCTGAATTGTCTAAAGCAGCTTGGAATAAAAATCGAAACGTCGCAGAACGAATTAAAAATTTCTGGAAAAGGTTTGAAAGGTTTTCAGGCGCCGTCGGAACCTTTGGATTGTGGTAATTCGGGAACGACGGCTCGATTGTTGGCAGGGGTTCTTGCCGGACAGAATTTTGATTCAATTTTGACCGGCGATGAATCATTATCCGGAAGGCCGATGCAGCGGATTATCGATCCGCTCTGTCTGATGGGCGCTGACATTCGCGGCACTTCATCCGGAACTTTGCCGTTGACAATCCGCGGAAAAAAATTAAAGTCCATCGAATTTTCAATGCCGGTTGCCAGCGCACAAGTTAAATCGTGTTTATTGCTGGCCGGACTTTTGGCTGAAGGAAAAACAATTATACGCGAGGCTATACCAACGCGCGATCACACGGAACGGATGTTACACAATGTCACGATCGAACATCACGAAACATTTGCCGATATTTCAATTCGCGGCGGAGTACCCATCGCGCCAAAAAACATTTCAATTCCGGCTGATTTGTCTTCGGCGGCGTTTTTTATCGTTGCCGGCTTATTGACATCCAATTCCGATATTTGTTTGCGTAACGTTACATTAAATCCGACGCGAACGGCGTTTCTTGATGTTTTAGAATCGGCCGGCGCGCTGATTTCAATTGAAAATAAATCAGAAATGCATTCTGAGCCCGTTGGCGACATTCGGATAATTTCGCAGACCCGACATTTCAAACCTTTACAATTATCCGGCAATATTATTCCTCGGATAATTGACGAAATACCCATATTGGCTATTTTTGGAACGCGCGCCGGAATTGAAATAAAAGACGCCAAAGAATTGCGATATAAAGAGACTGATCGCATCCACGCTATAGTGACTAATCTACGCGCTATGAAGTTGCGGGTTGATGAATTTGATGACGGCTTCAAAGTTTTTCCGTCAATGCTACACGGAGCTAGCATAGACAGTTACGGCGATCATCGTATTGCTATGAGCTTTGCAGTGGCCGGCTCAATCGCCGACGGAACGACCATGATCAATAATTCTGAATGCGTAAACATTTCTTTTCCCAATTTTTTTAATTATTTTCAATCGTCCGTTGCAATGTCGCTACAATGA
- a CDS encoding glycosyltransferase has protein sequence MLHKPVGLIERVYLRLIYYLILNHFRSWTVLFRRNFWYLINFCSPIKINFLKKKILSLNTSYQVWDGVFTKPIEKYFTISLCTVCMGRLDHVKQTLIKNIRDNEHYPKLEFLLLNYNSNDGLHEWVLSEMKQFMDNGRLKYYHTHYPISFNASHSKNIAFKFASGEIVYNVDADNFIGVGFATHLNKLANENPHKSIFGNGFRFIEGRIGFFKQEFIELLGGFDESFESYGHEDMDILERAWRLGFKLMWFDKEYFNGIDHSDALRVANFMNKDLRDSSFKNRVRSFNNICHKKYQANEFRQWGVVKDLPIESRR, from the coding sequence ATGTTGCATAAACCAGTTGGTTTGATTGAACGAGTTTATCTTCGACTCATATATTATTTAATACTAAACCATTTCCGATCGTGGACGGTACTTTTCCGTCGAAATTTTTGGTATTTAATTAATTTTTGCTCTCCAATCAAAATAAATTTTCTAAAGAAAAAAATACTGTCACTCAATACATCCTATCAAGTTTGGGATGGCGTATTTACAAAACCAATTGAAAAATATTTTACTATCTCATTATGTACAGTATGCATGGGAAGACTGGATCATGTCAAACAGACATTAATTAAAAATATTCGTGATAATGAGCATTATCCTAAATTAGAATTTCTATTGTTAAACTACAACAGTAATGACGGATTGCACGAGTGGGTCTTGTCTGAAATGAAGCAGTTTATGGACAACGGACGACTGAAATATTATCATACGCATTATCCTATTAGTTTTAATGCCTCACACTCAAAAAATATCGCTTTTAAATTTGCTTCGGGAGAAATAGTTTATAACGTCGATGCGGACAACTTTATCGGAGTAGGATTTGCAACGCATCTTAATAAATTGGCCAACGAAAACCCGCACAAATCTATTTTTGGGAATGGCTTTAGATTTATCGAGGGAAGGATTGGTTTCTTTAAACAAGAATTCATTGAGCTATTGGGAGGTTTTGATGAAAGCTTTGAATCGTATGGTCATGAAGATATGGATATTCTTGAACGAGCATGGCGTCTTGGTTTTAAATTAATGTGGTTTGATAAAGAATATTTTAATGGAATTGACCACAGCGACGCCTTAAGAGTTGCTAATTTCATGAATAAAGATTTAAGAGACAGCTCTTTTAAGAACAGGGTTCGATCATTTAATAATATTTGTCATAAAAAATATCAAGCTAACGAGTTCCGTCAGTGGGGAGTTGTAAAAGACTTGCCAATTGAAAGTCGCCGATAG
- a CDS encoding hemolysin family protein, which produces MFFEIIAVLLLVFANGFFVAAEFAIVKVRSTQIETLIQANDRRAKLAKDLITHLDAYLSATQLGITIASIGLGWIGEPAVSRMIQPLIDFIGVTNPNVIHAISFTVGFSIITFLHITLGELAPKSAAIQYPQSITLGIAFPLKLFYVVFKPFIFLLNGSANLILRLIGIHPAGEQLTHSEEEIRLLIADGKKSGVIDATEYKLIENIFNFTETTVKEIMVPRTEVFALDLANGFQENFKLAVESGFTRIPVFRDTIDTLAGILYVKDLFKIDLSAQDTDLEKILRPLYFAPETTSINRVMQDFMQQRVHMGIVIDEFGGTSGIVTMENILERIVGQIQDEYDEEKKDFESNPDGSFTVNAKMRITDFNHQFQVTLPDDADYETLAGFLNDRFGHIPAVGESIEFQKLSFKVFKKTPKQIQQVRVIKL; this is translated from the coding sequence GTGTTTTTTGAAATTATAGCGGTTTTGTTGCTCGTTTTCGCCAACGGTTTTTTTGTAGCGGCTGAATTTGCCATTGTCAAAGTGCGTTCGACACAGATTGAAACGCTGATCCAGGCTAACGACCGCCGCGCCAAACTTGCCAAGGATCTGATTACACACTTAGACGCTTATTTATCGGCCACGCAATTGGGGATTACGATCGCCAGCATCGGTTTGGGCTGGATCGGTGAACCGGCTGTTTCCCGCATGATACAACCGTTGATCGATTTCATCGGCGTGACCAACCCGAATGTCATCCACGCGATATCGTTTACAGTCGGCTTTTCCATTATTACTTTTTTGCACATTACCTTGGGTGAACTAGCTCCTAAATCGGCGGCGATCCAATATCCTCAATCGATTACGCTTGGCATCGCTTTCCCGCTCAAATTATTTTATGTTGTGTTCAAACCGTTCATTTTTTTACTCAACGGCAGTGCAAATTTAATACTTCGTCTGATCGGTATTCATCCTGCCGGCGAGCAATTAACTCATTCTGAAGAGGAAATACGGCTGCTCATTGCGGATGGAAAAAAGAGCGGCGTCATCGATGCAACTGAATACAAGTTGATTGAAAATATTTTTAATTTCACCGAAACGACTGTTAAAGAAATCATGGTTCCGCGAACGGAAGTTTTTGCATTAGACCTGGCAAACGGATTTCAAGAAAATTTCAAACTGGCTGTTGAAAGCGGTTTCACGCGAATCCCGGTTTTTCGCGATACTATTGACACGCTTGCAGGAATTTTATATGTAAAAGATCTTTTTAAGATCGATCTTAGTGCGCAAGATACCGATCTCGAAAAAATTTTACGGCCTTTGTATTTTGCCCCGGAGACGACCAGCATCAATCGTGTAATGCAGGATTTTATGCAGCAACGCGTCCACATGGGTATTGTGATCGACGAATTCGGCGGTACAAGCGGTATTGTAACTATGGAAAATATCTTAGAGAGAATCGTGGGACAAATTCAGGACGAGTACGACGAAGAAAAGAAAGATTTTGAATCCAATCCTGACGGAAGCTTTACCGTTAATGCAAAGATGCGCATTACTGATTTCAATCATCAATTCCAGGTTACATTGCCAGACGACGCGGATTACGAAACTTTGGCGGGCTTTTTAAATGATCGTTTCGGTCATATCCCTGCCGTTGGCGAAAGCATTGAATTTCAAAAATTATCTTTCAAAGTCTTTAAAAAGACTCCCAAACAGATCCAGCAAGTGAGAGTAATTAAATTGTAA
- a CDS encoding oligosaccharide flippase family protein: MQKKIVQNTLWMISGHIVRILTTSVFTIFLARTLGRSGFGLFMGIVALASVVAPLSGLGLNGVIMSHLSKDPSQHRSMLGHSIFLIIVLGIPISGFVTISGLLLFNESNSSWWIIFAIVFSECVLFRIHLNVGVIFQALEQLEMTSMSNAIYGSSKLAAVLIGMFLVDPLSIEAWANIYLATNLVVTLIDLFFFIHHFGLPKKSTLVPLSTIKLGFPFAIGSILQSLYTDSDKILLTNIHSSVVNGIYNAAYKIVIMFIMPIQSFVASQAPHFFRVGFPTARILGNRSMSYSIGIGIFAAIIVFISCPYLSWILGKEYTESAQVLRYLTVLPILQSVHMVLGEVLAASGLQRMRVFGQFIATVVNVILNLLFIPIYSWKAAVWSTLICETLLLILFYCFTNRGYRRLSIGKSFTTPH; this comes from the coding sequence TTGCAGAAGAAAATTGTTCAAAATACACTGTGGATGATATCGGGTCACATAGTAAGGATCCTTACTACAAGTGTGTTTACAATTTTTTTAGCCAGAACCTTGGGGCGATCAGGATTTGGTCTGTTCATGGGAATCGTGGCCTTAGCATCAGTGGTTGCTCCACTTTCTGGTTTAGGCCTCAATGGCGTCATCATGTCTCATTTATCCAAAGATCCGTCCCAGCACAGGTCAATGCTTGGACATTCAATTTTTCTCATCATCGTTTTAGGAATCCCAATCAGCGGCTTTGTTACAATTTCCGGCCTTCTCTTGTTTAACGAATCCAATAGCAGCTGGTGGATTATTTTTGCAATTGTTTTCAGTGAATGTGTTTTATTTAGGATTCATTTGAATGTTGGCGTCATATTTCAGGCGCTCGAGCAATTAGAAATGACATCAATGTCCAATGCCATTTACGGGTCAAGTAAATTAGCGGCCGTTTTAATCGGCATGTTTTTGGTTGATCCCTTATCAATAGAAGCTTGGGCGAACATTTATTTAGCAACCAATCTTGTCGTGACTTTAATAGACCTATTTTTCTTTATTCATCATTTCGGACTTCCAAAAAAATCAACTCTTGTTCCTTTATCAACTATCAAATTGGGTTTCCCGTTTGCAATCGGGTCAATACTGCAAAGTCTATACACCGATAGCGATAAAATCTTACTTACAAATATTCACTCATCGGTGGTTAACGGAATTTATAACGCAGCCTATAAGATCGTAATAATGTTCATTATGCCTATTCAAAGTTTTGTAGCTTCTCAAGCGCCGCATTTTTTTCGAGTTGGTTTCCCGACAGCCAGAATTCTAGGCAATCGCTCGATGTCCTATTCAATCGGCATCGGAATATTCGCAGCGATTATAGTTTTCATTTCGTGCCCCTATTTGTCATGGATTTTAGGAAAGGAATATACTGAAAGCGCGCAGGTTCTTCGGTATTTGACCGTTTTACCAATATTACAAAGCGTGCACATGGTTTTAGGCGAAGTGTTGGCGGCATCGGGTCTGCAGCGGATGCGAGTCTTTGGTCAATTCATTGCTACGGTAGTTAACGTAATACTCAATCTACTTTTTATTCCAATTTATTCATGGAAAGCCGCTGTCTGGTCGACTCTTATTTGTGAAACATTATTGCTGATTCTGTTTTATTGTTTTACCAACAGAGGCTATCGGCGACTTTCAATTGGCAAGTCTTTTACAACTCCCCACTGA
- a CDS encoding aldehyde dehydrogenase family protein, which yields MDKDLLAIQEARDAVRKAKAAQLEFAKFSQAQVDKIVKAMADAGFEAADRLAKMAAEETRMGRYEDKIVKNQFGTRDVYDYIKDMKTVGIIHHDEKRKLYEIAVPMGVVAAIIPTTNPTSTVMYKILITLKSGNGIAIAPHPRAAKCTVEAAEILRKAAEWNGAPHGLITYIEHPTLEGTQALMKAPETSVILATGGPNIVREAYSSGKPALGVGSGNVPAFIEKTANVKKAVADIVAGKCFDYGLLCSSENSLVADMSLKEQVLTELKNNRAYVCNDDEKAKLQKLMFPTGRLNTEIIGLPAHIIAQKAGLSVPENTTILVVPCKEVGKSDPLSAEKLSPVLAMFFVDGWEAGCELCIKILNFGGIGHTMSIHSTNQDVIMKFGLEKPAFRICVNTVATLGAVGYTTGVAPSMTLGPGTLGGSITTDNIMPNHLINIKRLAFEIRPFTSSLVHGKASVSSSHSETSPKKNIPAFDSRPKKTTVKKTETSVTFGSKGLSEKEINKIVDEFIKSRR from the coding sequence ATGGACAAGGATCTTCTCGCAATACAGGAAGCACGCGATGCCGTGCGTAAGGCGAAAGCGGCTCAGCTTGAGTTTGCCAAATTTTCGCAAGCACAGGTTGACAAAATCGTCAAAGCTATGGCTGATGCCGGTTTTGAGGCAGCAGACCGATTGGCCAAAATGGCTGCCGAAGAAACACGGATGGGCCGCTATGAAGACAAAATTGTAAAGAACCAATTCGGAACACGTGACGTCTACGATTACATCAAAGATATGAAAACTGTCGGGATTATCCATCACGATGAAAAACGGAAATTATATGAAATTGCCGTACCGATGGGCGTCGTCGCGGCAATTATTCCGACGACCAATCCGACGTCAACCGTGATGTACAAAATTTTGATCACGCTCAAATCCGGTAATGGTATTGCCATTGCGCCGCATCCGAGAGCGGCCAAGTGCACGGTTGAAGCAGCTGAAATTCTTCGCAAAGCAGCAGAGTGGAATGGCGCGCCTCACGGATTAATCACCTATATTGAACATCCGACGCTCGAAGGAACCCAAGCGTTAATGAAAGCGCCGGAAACTTCCGTCATTCTAGCGACAGGCGGCCCCAACATTGTCCGTGAAGCATACAGTTCCGGCAAGCCCGCACTAGGAGTCGGTTCCGGCAATGTGCCGGCTTTCATTGAAAAAACGGCGAATGTAAAAAAGGCCGTTGCTGATATTGTTGCCGGTAAATGTTTTGATTACGGATTATTGTGCTCTTCGGAAAATTCATTGGTTGCCGATATGTCACTCAAAGAGCAGGTTCTGACGGAATTAAAAAATAACCGTGCCTACGTCTGCAATGACGATGAAAAAGCTAAATTGCAAAAGCTCATGTTTCCGACCGGCCGACTCAATACTGAAATAATTGGCCTTCCGGCTCATATAATTGCACAAAAAGCCGGATTGTCTGTTCCTGAGAACACGACGATCCTGGTCGTCCCCTGTAAAGAAGTTGGAAAATCCGATCCGCTTTCGGCTGAAAAATTATCGCCGGTTTTAGCCATGTTTTTTGTCGATGGATGGGAAGCCGGATGCGAGTTGTGTATCAAAATTCTTAACTTTGGCGGTATCGGCCACACGATGTCGATTCATTCGACCAATCAGGATGTGATTATGAAATTCGGGCTTGAGAAACCGGCTTTCCGGATTTGCGTCAATACGGTCGCGACTCTGGGCGCCGTCGGTTATACAACCGGTGTAGCGCCATCGATGACATTAGGCCCGGGTACGCTCGGCGGATCGATTACAACTGACAATATCATGCCAAACCACTTGATCAATATCAAACGCCTGGCTTTTGAAATTCGCCCGTTTACGTCGTCGCTCGTTCACGGTAAGGCTTCAGTTTCTTCTTCACATTCCGAAACCTCGCCGAAAAAAAATATTCCGGCTTTCGATTCCCGGCCTAAAAAAACTACCGTTAAAAAAACCGAAACATCTGTAACGTTCGGCTCAAAAGGACTTTCTGAAAAAGAAATTAATAAAATCGTTGATGAATTTATCAAAAGCCGGCGATAA
- a CDS encoding Gfo/Idh/MocA family oxidoreductase: MPKEKVKASDEKVKIGIIGCGAIAQIIHFPVLSKMEDVEIVAIADTDKTKVETLADKYKIGRYFTDHEKLLALDDIDGVHICTPNNLHEPLTIEALSAGKHVMVEKPISRSYDEARRMADEAKKRKKNLMVGMNHRFRPDAMVLKNFVKGKELGKIFYTKAGWLRRRGSWNESEWAKKKQMAGGGVFMDLGIPMLDLSIWLMDNPKVKSVFSTMYNHYQKEGIEDSAALMIRFDNDAMLNLEVSWTLLMENDFMYTNLFGTLGGALLNPLRIHKEMHGNLVNVTPTKMEKPENNYRKSYEYEIKHFVECIKHNRPVMSSGEEAAEVMRVAEAIYQSAKEKKEIVLK, from the coding sequence ATGCCTAAAGAAAAAGTTAAAGCGTCAGACGAGAAAGTCAAAATCGGTATTATCGGTTGCGGAGCCATAGCACAGATTATCCATTTTCCCGTGTTATCAAAGATGGAAGACGTTGAGATTGTTGCAATCGCGGACACAGACAAAACCAAAGTAGAGACATTAGCGGACAAATATAAAATCGGACGCTATTTTACCGATCATGAAAAGTTACTCGCGTTAGATGATATTGACGGCGTACATATCTGTACACCGAATAATCTTCACGAACCGCTTACCATTGAAGCGCTCAGTGCCGGCAAACATGTGATGGTTGAAAAGCCGATCAGTCGTTCCTACGATGAAGCACGCCGGATGGCCGATGAAGCAAAAAAACGTAAAAAAAACTTAATGGTCGGTATGAATCATCGGTTTCGTCCCGATGCCATGGTGCTGAAAAATTTTGTTAAAGGCAAAGAGCTTGGGAAAATCTTTTATACTAAAGCGGGCTGGTTGCGCCGCCGGGGAAGTTGGAACGAATCGGAATGGGCTAAGAAAAAACAGATGGCCGGCGGAGGTGTGTTTATGGATCTGGGCATTCCCATGCTGGATCTGTCGATCTGGTTGATGGATAATCCCAAAGTAAAAAGCGTTTTCAGTACGATGTACAATCATTATCAAAAAGAAGGTATCGAAGATTCAGCCGCGTTAATGATTCGCTTTGACAATGACGCCATGCTGAATCTGGAAGTCAGTTGGACACTGCTGATGGAAAATGATTTTATGTATACTAATCTTTTCGGAACTTTAGGCGGAGCCTTGTTGAATCCGCTCCGAATACATAAAGAAATGCACGGCAATCTCGTCAACGTAACTCCTACCAAAATGGAAAAGCCGGAAAACAATTACAGGAAATCGTATGAATACGAAATAAAGCATTTTGTCGAATGTATTAAGCACAATCGCCCGGTGATGTCCAGTGGCGAAGAGGCTGCCGAAGTGATGCGGGTTGCCGAGGCTATCTATCAATCGGCGAAAGAGAAAAAAGAGATTGTCTTGAAGTAA